A genomic stretch from Glaciecola nitratireducens FR1064 includes:
- a CDS encoding EF-hand domain-containing protein has translation MNNKRNIFLSMVAFAFTLALTSTSAFSNEGLFKTLDTDANGMISEEEAEAHDVLYELFDSLDIDGDGFISSDEFAVANLKK, from the coding sequence ATGAATAATAAACGGAATATATTTTTGTCTATGGTGGCGTTCGCGTTCACGCTCGCCTTAACCTCAACAAGTGCATTTTCAAATGAAGGTTTGTTTAAAACTTTAGATACAGACGCAAACGGTATGATTTCTGAAGAGGAAGCCGAAGCTCACGACGTGCTTTATGAGCTATTTGATTCCCTAGATATCGATGGCGATGGTTTTATTAGCTCGGATGAATTTGCAGTCGCCAATTTGAAAAAATAA
- a CDS encoding methyl-accepting chemotaxis protein — protein MKPILLLRTLGSVFLIAVVYITFYFELGPLITSVSVCIIFIAATFAFAFFASASKTQDIAPASTIVQDMRRAGENIAQQSSEIAIGSANVSHFVDKLANLFDAQVESTKQIAERVTAIESSNQSIIEISQEALISISDSFGDANDSVELLQQVSAQQITLQSRINDTNTLLLSLRDNATDIASIVETINQLAAQTNMLALNAAIEAARAGEQGRGFAVVADEVRNLAKRTTEATKGIKSVLEEITKGSNSSVEAIEKVTNAGNQMADYVAQASDRVSKSASTSLIAKESMDSLTIRVAETKEVNSGISTHAESLFLSTDSLKRELEDVSDKVLVLCHQTEGIFRTLNVFDLENRNAMVQNLAIQTAGAIGKLFEESIHNAKISENDLFDTNYQPIANTDPMKHTTKFDKFTDKLLPSLQETILQENNFIIYAGAVDRNGYFPTHNHCFSKPLTGNYETDLVGNRTKRIFDDYTGSRCGSNQELFLLQTYKRDTGEVMHDLSAPIYVNGKHWGGFRIGYKAS, from the coding sequence TTGAAACCGATTTTGCTTCTTAGAACCTTAGGGTCTGTTTTTCTAATTGCCGTTGTTTATATTACTTTTTATTTCGAGTTAGGGCCGCTAATCACTAGTGTCTCCGTCTGCATCATTTTTATTGCGGCTACTTTTGCATTCGCTTTTTTTGCAAGCGCGTCGAAAACTCAGGATATTGCGCCTGCTAGTACCATCGTGCAAGACATGCGAAGGGCAGGTGAAAATATTGCACAGCAATCGAGTGAAATAGCCATTGGTAGCGCAAACGTGTCTCATTTCGTAGATAAATTAGCCAATTTATTTGATGCGCAAGTTGAAAGTACGAAACAAATCGCAGAACGTGTTACAGCCATTGAAAGCTCCAATCAATCCATTATTGAAATTAGCCAAGAAGCTTTAATTAGTATTTCAGATTCATTTGGCGATGCAAACGACTCTGTGGAATTGTTGCAACAAGTGTCCGCTCAACAAATCACACTGCAATCTCGCATAAACGACACCAATACACTTTTATTAAGCCTAAGAGACAATGCAACGGATATAGCAAGCATTGTAGAAACGATTAATCAACTCGCAGCTCAAACTAACATGCTGGCACTTAATGCAGCCATTGAGGCAGCTAGGGCTGGTGAGCAGGGTAGAGGATTTGCTGTAGTTGCAGATGAGGTAAGAAATTTAGCAAAAAGGACGACGGAAGCAACAAAGGGAATTAAGTCGGTACTTGAAGAAATTACCAAAGGCAGTAATTCTTCCGTTGAGGCGATTGAGAAAGTTACCAATGCTGGGAATCAAATGGCAGATTATGTAGCTCAAGCATCTGATCGTGTATCTAAATCAGCTTCAACCTCATTGATAGCCAAAGAGTCGATGGATAGCCTGACCATACGTGTTGCTGAAACTAAAGAGGTAAATAGCGGAATTTCAACGCACGCAGAGAGTCTTTTTCTTTCTACTGATTCTTTAAAGCGAGAACTAGAGGATGTCTCTGATAAGGTACTGGTATTGTGTCATCAAACTGAAGGAATATTTCGAACCCTAAACGTGTTCGATTTAGAGAATAGAAATGCAATGGTTCAGAACTTGGCAATTCAAACTGCCGGTGCAATCGGCAAGTTATTTGAAGAATCAATACATAATGCAAAGATAAGTGAAAATGATCTTTTTGATACTAATTATCAGCCTATTGCAAATACTGACCCAATGAAACACACGACTAAATTTGATAAGTTTACAGATAAGCTATTACCGTCATTACAAGAAACAATTCTTCAGGAAAATAATTTTATTATTTATGCAGGTGCGGTTGATAGAAATGGTTATTTTCCAACGCACAATCATTGCTTTTCGAAGCCATTAACTGGCAACTATGAGACAGATTTGGTCGGTAATAGAACTAAACGAATATTTGACGACTATACGGGTTCACGATGCGGTAGCAATCAAGAATTGTTTTTACTGCAAACCTATAAACGCGATACGGGTGAAGTTATGCATGATTTATCAGCACCTATTTATGTGAACGGTAAACACTGGGGAGGATTTAGAATAGGCTATAAAGCGTCTTAG
- the apt gene encoding adenine phosphoribosyltransferase, whose amino-acid sequence MTIELIKSAITSIPDYPKKGIMFRDVTSVLQNHEAFTACIEQLKAQFNGMTFDKVVGTEARGFLFGAPLALEMGIGFVPARKPGKLPREVISETYELEYGIDALEIHKDAILPGERVLMIDDLLATGGTMVATANLIRQLGGIAEHAGFVISLPEIGGAKKLEEHGVTPFSLIEFEGE is encoded by the coding sequence GTGACAATCGAATTAATCAAATCTGCAATAACCTCCATCCCTGATTATCCAAAAAAAGGGATCATGTTTCGTGATGTAACGAGTGTGCTTCAAAATCATGAAGCTTTCACCGCTTGTATTGAGCAATTGAAAGCCCAATTTAATGGAATGACTTTTGACAAGGTTGTTGGCACTGAAGCAAGAGGATTCCTTTTTGGCGCTCCATTAGCCCTAGAAATGGGGATCGGCTTCGTTCCCGCCAGGAAACCTGGCAAATTGCCCAGAGAAGTGATTTCTGAAACATATGAACTTGAATATGGTATCGATGCCTTAGAAATACATAAAGATGCTATTTTACCTGGCGAAAGAGTATTAATGATTGACGATCTGCTCGCTACAGGCGGCACAATGGTCGCCACTGCTAATTTAATTCGTCAATTAGGCGGTATCGCTGAACACGCAGGTTTTGTTATATCCTTACCTGAAATTGGCGGTGCGAAAAAGTTAGAAGAACATGGTGTGACACCATTTAGTTTAATTGAATTTGAGGGTGAGTAA
- a CDS encoding DNA polymerase III subunit gamma/tau C-terminal domain-containing protein: protein MSFVDEDVEQTMFDEFHELQDEAQTQREHAASLLTPEVTDSALHTPNAEQNIEENAEPLQDNLSTTTDLLALHELLENEEPEDEAQSTEVEGSTSSLFDRLMKQDNSIFVTNDNLPKSDSNKDSGGAESKIIRNPLIETQGEVPPWDDIVQSNEQNADVVEPFTAAGLESLEEHVETTDDDEIDFDEADDAPFEKASVASKEEELQSISLESDSQTNDAHNVNQAFTELPPVDGVDQMDDAQRTSEQVGVKQEAPPEYLETEHVDDIYPEERQSTPEKQFVDTADEIAAMFGHGVNDLSNVKITHPQIAPYLENGEKLLRAKQINKWSDFIEELGVGGLNKQLLLQSNLVQHGEHFIIRIDERNKHLDEEQHHATITEALSNFYQKPVTFEVQCGDVDETPFQIQQQISLVRHQHAHKVVETNDSIQELIKAFEGRVIEGSIKPR, encoded by the coding sequence ATGTCTTTCGTGGACGAAGATGTTGAACAAACAATGTTTGATGAGTTTCACGAACTACAAGATGAAGCGCAAACACAGCGTGAGCACGCGGCTAGTTTATTAACGCCAGAAGTAACAGATTCAGCGCTACATACTCCTAATGCAGAACAAAATATCGAAGAAAATGCAGAGCCTCTGCAAGATAATCTAAGCACGACAACTGATTTACTAGCACTTCACGAATTACTTGAGAACGAAGAGCCTGAAGACGAGGCACAGAGCACTGAAGTTGAAGGCAGCACATCGTCTTTGTTTGATCGTTTAATGAAGCAAGATAATTCCATATTTGTTACTAATGATAACTTGCCGAAGTCGGATTCAAATAAAGACTCAGGTGGAGCAGAAAGCAAGATTATTAGAAACCCATTGATTGAAACTCAGGGCGAAGTGCCGCCTTGGGATGACATAGTCCAATCGAATGAGCAGAATGCTGATGTTGTTGAACCATTTACGGCTGCTGGCCTAGAAAGTCTGGAAGAACATGTCGAAACGACGGATGACGACGAAATTGATTTTGATGAAGCAGACGACGCGCCTTTTGAAAAAGCGTCGGTAGCATCAAAAGAAGAAGAGCTGCAAAGTATATCCCTCGAATCTGACTCACAAACCAATGATGCTCATAATGTAAACCAAGCTTTTACTGAACTGCCGCCCGTTGATGGTGTTGACCAAATGGATGATGCGCAAAGAACTAGCGAGCAGGTAGGTGTTAAGCAGGAAGCTCCCCCAGAGTATTTAGAAACAGAGCACGTGGACGACATATACCCAGAAGAACGACAAAGTACGCCAGAAAAACAATTCGTAGATACCGCAGATGAAATTGCGGCGATGTTTGGGCATGGTGTGAACGACCTCAGCAACGTAAAAATAACTCATCCACAAATTGCACCTTATTTAGAAAATGGTGAAAAATTATTAAGAGCGAAACAAATTAATAAATGGAGTGATTTTATTGAAGAGCTGGGTGTTGGAGGGTTGAATAAACAACTTTTGCTACAATCTAATTTAGTACAACACGGTGAACACTTCATCATTCGCATTGATGAACGCAACAAGCACTTGGACGAAGAGCAACACCACGCTACGATTACCGAAGCACTGAGTAATTTTTATCAAAAGCCTGTCACCTTTGAAGTGCAGTGCGGTGATGTAGACGAAACACCATTTCAAATACAGCAACAGATATCGTTGGTAAGACACCAACATGCCCACAAGGTTGTGGAAACTAATGATTCAATTCAAGAATTGATAAAAGCGTTTGAAGGACGAGTTATTGAAGGTTCTATAAAACCAAGGTAA
- a CDS encoding YbaB/EbfC family nucleoid-associated protein, whose translation MFKGGMGNMMKQAQQMQEKMKKAQDELASLEVTGESGAGLVKVTMTCNHNVRRVEIDPSLMEDDKDMIEDLVAAATNDAVRRVAETSQEKMGSVTGGMNLPPGFKMPF comes from the coding sequence ATGTTTAAAGGCGGCATGGGTAATATGATGAAGCAGGCCCAGCAAATGCAAGAGAAAATGAAAAAAGCACAGGATGAACTCGCTTCCCTAGAAGTAACAGGAGAGTCTGGTGCCGGCCTAGTTAAGGTGACAATGACTTGTAATCATAATGTGAGACGAGTAGAGATCGACCCATCTCTTATGGAAGATGATAAAGACATGATTGAAGATTTGGTTGCTGCGGCAACAAATGACGCTGTGCGTCGCGTTGCTGAAACAAGTCAAGAAAAAATGGGTTCAGTAACTGGCGGGATGAATCTGCCACCTGGCTTTAAGATGCCTTTCTAG
- the recR gene encoding recombination mediator RecR, whose protein sequence is MSFSPLINELITALKCLPGVGAKSAQRMAFTLLERNREGAMTLSRVLHDAMEHVSHCEQCRTFTETRLCKICESPMRSESGQLCIVESPQDVLAVEQTSEYKGKYFVLMGHLSPIDGIGPAEIGLSELALLLDKESIQEVILATNPTVEGEATAHYIGQICRDKQIKATRIAHGVPVGGELEYIDGNTISHAFSGRRQV, encoded by the coding sequence ATGTCATTCAGTCCTCTTATTAACGAATTAATTACAGCATTAAAATGTCTTCCAGGTGTTGGCGCTAAAAGCGCTCAGCGGATGGCGTTTACACTGTTGGAAAGAAATCGTGAAGGAGCAATGACATTGAGTAGAGTGCTGCATGATGCAATGGAGCACGTCTCACACTGTGAACAGTGTAGAACGTTTACAGAAACTCGCTTATGTAAAATATGCGAAAGCCCTATGCGCAGTGAAAGCGGGCAGCTATGTATTGTTGAATCACCGCAGGATGTACTAGCGGTCGAGCAAACTTCGGAATATAAAGGAAAGTATTTCGTGTTGATGGGTCATTTGTCTCCCATTGATGGTATTGGTCCTGCTGAAATCGGCTTAAGTGAGTTAGCTCTGCTTTTGGACAAAGAATCTATTCAAGAAGTTATCTTGGCAACTAACCCAACAGTAGAAGGTGAAGCGACCGCGCATTATATTGGGCAAATTTGCAGAGACAAGCAAATAAAGGCAACACGGATTGCGCACGGTGTGCCTGTGGGCGGCGAACTCGAATATATTGACGGAAACACCATTAGCCACGCTTTTTCAGGTAGACGGCAAGTTTAA
- the htpG gene encoding molecular chaperone HtpG, whose protein sequence is MAETVQQETHGFQTEVKQMLHLMIHSLYSNKEIFLRELISNAADAADKLRFKGLSDGSLYENDAELTVKISVDKEAGTLTIADNGIGMSKEDAIAHLGTIAKSGTADFFSKLSGDQTKDSQLIGQFGVGFYSAFIVAEKVVVKSRAAGADKAEGVRWESAGEGEFTVSTIDKDTRGTEITLFLREDEKEFADDWRVRSIITKYSDHINIPVQMFKEEVPESDGPDGEKVPAVPGHWELVNKATALWTREKSDISDEEYTEFYKHVSHDFADPLKWSHNRVEGKTEYTSLLYIPAKAPFDMWNRDQAHGLKLYVQRVFIMDDAEQFMPTYLRFVKGLLDSNDLPLNVSREILQDNKITQSIRQGCTKRVLQMLEKMAKNEPENYQSFWSEFGNVIKEGPAEDFANKEKIAGLLRFSSTADESGKQSVSLEDYIGRMKEGQEKIFYVTADSYQAAKTSPHLEIFRKKGIEVLLMGERIDEWLMSHLSEFNEKQFQSIARADLDLSDLDDEESKKAKETAEKEVEGILERVKTALGDRVENVKFTHRLTDSPACIVADENGMTTQMAKLMASAGQPVPDTKYHFELNPEHNLVKLMSGVQDEEQFKQWSEVLFDQAALSEQGSLKDPATFAKNLNGLLASLAK, encoded by the coding sequence ATGGCTGAGACAGTCCAACAAGAAACCCATGGATTTCAAACCGAAGTAAAACAAATGCTTCATCTGATGATCCACTCGCTTTATTCAAATAAAGAAATCTTTTTAAGAGAGCTTATCTCTAACGCTGCAGATGCCGCCGACAAGCTTCGTTTTAAAGGTCTTTCTGATGGAAGTTTGTACGAGAATGATGCAGAGCTTACCGTAAAGATCAGTGTAGACAAAGAGGCTGGCACACTGACTATCGCTGATAACGGAATTGGCATGAGCAAAGAAGATGCAATTGCTCACTTGGGTACAATAGCTAAGTCGGGTACCGCAGACTTTTTCAGTAAATTATCAGGCGACCAAACCAAAGACTCTCAGCTTATTGGACAGTTTGGTGTAGGCTTTTACTCTGCATTTATTGTTGCAGAGAAAGTCGTCGTTAAGAGCCGTGCAGCTGGTGCTGACAAGGCTGAGGGCGTGCGCTGGGAATCAGCAGGTGAAGGAGAGTTCACCGTCTCTACAATTGACAAAGACACTCGCGGCACTGAAATTACATTATTCTTGCGCGAAGATGAAAAAGAGTTCGCAGACGATTGGCGTGTTCGTTCAATCATTACTAAATACTCTGATCACATCAACATTCCAGTACAAATGTTTAAAGAGGAAGTGCCTGAGAGCGATGGCCCTGATGGCGAAAAAGTACCGGCAGTTCCTGGACATTGGGAGTTAGTAAACAAAGCCACAGCGCTGTGGACGCGAGAAAAGTCTGACATCAGCGATGAAGAGTACACTGAATTTTACAAGCATGTGTCACATGATTTTGCCGACCCATTAAAGTGGTCGCATAACCGTGTTGAGGGCAAAACAGAATACACCAGCTTATTATATATTCCTGCTAAAGCACCATTTGATATGTGGAACAGAGACCAAGCTCACGGCTTAAAGCTTTATGTTCAACGCGTGTTCATTATGGATGACGCCGAGCAGTTTATGCCAACCTATTTGCGCTTTGTTAAAGGGCTATTAGATTCGAACGACTTACCACTGAACGTGTCTCGTGAAATTTTACAAGACAATAAAATTACTCAATCAATTCGTCAGGGTTGCACAAAACGTGTGCTTCAAATGCTTGAGAAAATGGCGAAGAATGAACCTGAGAATTATCAGTCGTTCTGGTCTGAATTTGGAAATGTTATTAAAGAAGGTCCTGCAGAGGACTTTGCAAATAAAGAGAAAATCGCAGGTTTACTTCGCTTCTCTTCAACCGCAGACGAATCAGGCAAACAATCCGTTTCCCTAGAAGATTACATTGGTCGCATGAAAGAAGGCCAAGAAAAGATTTTTTACGTGACCGCTGATAGCTATCAAGCAGCCAAAACAAGCCCTCACTTAGAGATTTTCCGCAAGAAGGGCATTGAAGTTCTATTAATGGGTGAGCGCATCGATGAATGGTTAATGTCACATCTAAGCGAATTCAATGAAAAGCAGTTTCAGTCGATCGCTAGAGCAGATCTCGATTTAAGTGATTTGGATGATGAAGAATCTAAGAAAGCAAAAGAGACTGCAGAAAAAGAAGTGGAAGGTATACTTGAAAGAGTAAAAACCGCTTTAGGTGATCGAGTTGAAAACGTCAAATTTACTCATCGACTAACAGACTCACCAGCTTGCATAGTGGCAGATGAGAATGGAATGACAACACAGATGGCGAAGTTAATGGCGTCAGCTGGTCAACCGGTACCAGATACTAAGTATCACTTTGAATTGAACCCTGAACATAACCTAGTCAAATTGATGTCGGGCGTGCAGGATGAAGAGCAATTTAAACAATGGTCAGAAGTGTTATTTGATCAGGCGGCATTGTCTGAGCAGGGCAGTTTGAAAGACCCCGCAACATTTGCTAAAAATCTAAACGGACTCTTGGCGAGTTTAGCGAAATAG
- the adk gene encoding adenylate kinase, with protein MRIILLGAPGAGKGTQAQFLMKKFGIPQISTGDMLRAAIKAGTEMGLAAKEVMDAGKLVSDDIIIGLVKERIAQEDCANGFLLDGFPRTIPQAEAMKDAGVKVDHCIEFDVPDDVIVDRMSGRRVHPASGRVYHVVYNPPKVDGKDDDTGEDLIVRDDDKEATVRDRLAIYHDQTKPLVNYYQAAASEGLCAYHKLDGTKAVGVVSGELEQIVS; from the coding sequence ATGCGCATCATATTACTTGGCGCACCAGGTGCCGGAAAAGGAACACAAGCTCAGTTTTTGATGAAGAAATTTGGGATCCCACAAATTTCTACTGGTGACATGTTACGCGCCGCTATTAAAGCTGGTACTGAAATGGGACTAGCAGCTAAAGAAGTAATGGATGCAGGGAAACTTGTTTCTGACGATATTATTATTGGCTTAGTCAAAGAGCGTATTGCACAAGAAGATTGCGCCAATGGTTTTCTACTTGACGGCTTCCCTCGCACTATACCTCAAGCTGAAGCGATGAAAGATGCAGGTGTTAAGGTCGATCATTGTATCGAGTTTGATGTGCCTGATGACGTCATCGTTGACCGTATGAGTGGACGTCGGGTGCATCCTGCTTCAGGACGGGTTTATCATGTTGTTTATAATCCGCCTAAGGTGGATGGTAAGGACGATGATACCGGTGAAGACTTAATCGTACGCGATGACGATAAAGAAGCGACAGTGCGCGACCGCCTCGCTATTTATCATGATCAAACTAAGCCACTGGTTAACTATTATCAAGCCGCTGCATCTGAAGGTTTGTGTGCTTATCACAAGCTTGATGGAACAAAAGCAGTGGGTGTTGTGAGCGGTGAGTTAGAGCAAATCGTGAGCTAA
- a CDS encoding GMC family oxidoreductase: MTEFDIIIVGAGSAGAVLANRLSENPKLSVCLLEAGGKDTHPAIHVPFGLSFLSSIKSVTWGFETHNEPNLNGRELFWPRGKTLGGSSSINAMCYIRGAAQNYNDWAESGLTGWSWDDVLPYFKKSEDNTRGASEFHAIGGSQTVSDLKHVNTLSNDFITSSVANGLAESKDFNGESQEGVGLYQVTQRNGSRCSTAKGFLSDEIQARPNLHIMTNVEVKRVTLDNNNIATGIEIFSNNTKQYLYARKRVILSAGAIGSPQILMQSGIGNEEHLKSLDIDVKAHLPGVGQNLQDHLDGTILFKTKDTRSYGLSMSALLKNAAEPINYWLNKEGMFTSNIAEGGAFFKSDPAMLLPDLQLHFLPALLVDHGRSKPWGHGFTIHFCNLYPKSRGEILLKKVDGKISADIRPNYLSHEDDIKPLVAGFKWCRKISNTSPLSDGAREWIPGDDVQSDDEIIDYLRGNAETVYHPVGTCKMGVDGDELAVVDTNLNVKGMTNLMVVDASVMPNIIGGNTNAPTIMIAEKAADLLKATL, from the coding sequence ATGACTGAGTTTGACATAATTATTGTTGGCGCTGGATCTGCCGGTGCTGTTCTAGCTAATCGATTATCAGAAAACCCAAAACTATCCGTCTGTTTACTAGAGGCTGGTGGCAAGGATACTCACCCCGCAATACACGTTCCCTTCGGACTTTCGTTTTTATCAAGTATTAAGTCGGTCACTTGGGGCTTTGAAACCCACAACGAGCCTAATTTGAATGGTCGCGAATTATTTTGGCCGAGAGGCAAGACATTAGGCGGTTCTAGTTCTATTAATGCCATGTGCTACATCAGGGGAGCCGCTCAAAACTATAATGATTGGGCAGAGTCAGGCCTAACTGGATGGTCATGGGATGACGTTCTTCCCTACTTCAAAAAGAGCGAGGACAACACCAGAGGCGCATCAGAATTTCACGCTATCGGTGGCAGTCAAACTGTGTCAGACCTTAAGCATGTTAATACCTTGAGCAATGATTTTATCACTTCGTCTGTAGCCAACGGCCTCGCTGAATCAAAGGATTTCAATGGTGAAAGTCAGGAAGGTGTTGGTCTGTATCAAGTTACACAGCGCAATGGATCTCGATGCAGCACAGCAAAAGGCTTCTTATCTGACGAAATACAAGCACGACCTAATCTACATATTATGACCAATGTTGAAGTGAAAAGAGTGACATTGGATAATAATAATATAGCCACTGGCATCGAAATTTTTTCGAATAACACAAAACAATATCTGTATGCTAGAAAGCGCGTTATTTTAAGCGCTGGTGCTATCGGGTCTCCGCAAATACTCATGCAGTCTGGCATCGGTAACGAAGAACACCTCAAATCCTTAGATATCGATGTAAAAGCGCACTTACCTGGCGTCGGTCAAAACCTGCAAGACCACTTGGACGGCACCATTTTATTTAAAACAAAAGACACGCGCTCCTATGGCTTATCTATGTCTGCGTTGTTAAAAAACGCGGCAGAACCCATCAATTATTGGCTGAATAAAGAAGGTATGTTCACGTCAAACATTGCAGAAGGCGGCGCCTTCTTTAAATCAGATCCTGCTATGCTTTTACCTGATTTACAGCTACATTTTTTACCTGCTCTGCTAGTTGATCATGGTCGCTCTAAACCTTGGGGCCATGGCTTTACCATCCATTTCTGTAATTTGTACCCAAAAAGTCGTGGCGAAATTTTACTGAAGAAAGTTGACGGTAAAATAAGCGCAGATATTCGCCCTAATTACCTGTCTCATGAAGACGATATAAAACCGTTAGTCGCCGGTTTCAAATGGTGCAGAAAAATTAGCAATACCTCTCCCTTAAGCGATGGAGCGAGAGAGTGGATACCTGGTGACGATGTACAAAGCGATGATGAGATTATTGATTATTTAAGAGGCAACGCCGAAACCGTTTACCATCCAGTGGGCACCTGCAAAATGGGCGTAGATGGAGATGAATTAGCCGTTGTTGATACTAATTTGAACGTCAAAGGTATGACCAATTTAATGGTTGTAGATGCTTCTGTTATGCCAAATATCATTGGAGGGAACACAAATGCCCCTACTATTATGATTGCAGAAAAAGCGGCTGATTTATTGAAAGCGACTCTTTAG
- a CDS encoding DUF6482 family protein yields MNLFIESIEGGTYIAGIGETKADTLLKEKHSNSLSFQCINTIKTQVEGQKFDKIWLKQNTPYEEMCGLNSSTESLVIELDW; encoded by the coding sequence ATGAACTTGTTTATCGAATCAATTGAAGGTGGGACTTATATCGCAGGTATAGGTGAAACAAAAGCGGATACTCTATTAAAGGAAAAGCACAGCAATTCGCTCTCATTTCAATGCATCAACACAATCAAAACGCAGGTCGAGGGACAGAAGTTCGATAAAATTTGGTTGAAGCAAAACACACCCTACGAGGAAATGTGCGGCTTGAACAGCAGCACTGAGTCGTTGGTGATTGAACTAGACTGGTAA
- a CDS encoding DUF2244 domain-containing protein gives MVQLDKHDSDVIILLTPNRSLTWAEAKWIIAFMVAVVMIIAIAWTFIGAWVILPFAGIEVGLFAVLMYKVTRFTYSKQIVTFTTQDITIEMGIDRLQSTDSFPRFGTDIYYSETERDWRTPRITLQNGNKRVQIGQFLNADDMVILRNELEGLGFPVCREHWWKKRK, from the coding sequence ATGGTTCAGCTAGACAAGCACGATAGTGACGTTATTATTCTACTGACGCCTAATCGTTCTCTTACGTGGGCCGAAGCGAAATGGATTATCGCATTCATGGTTGCTGTTGTCATGATAATTGCCATCGCGTGGACGTTTATCGGTGCTTGGGTCATTCTTCCTTTCGCCGGTATTGAAGTTGGTTTATTTGCCGTACTAATGTACAAGGTCACGCGCTTCACATATTCGAAACAAATAGTGACATTTACAACTCAGGATATCACGATTGAAATGGGCATTGACCGCTTACAATCGACCGACTCATTTCCTCGATTCGGTACCGACATCTATTATTCTGAAACTGAGCGAGATTGGCGCACACCAAGGATCACTCTTCAAAATGGTAATAAAAGGGTTCAAATTGGTCAGTTTTTAAACGCCGATGATATGGTCATTTTACGCAACGAATTAGAAGGCTTAGGGTTTCCAGTTTGCCGAGAGCATTGGTGGAAGAAAAGGAAATAA
- a CDS encoding sulfite exporter TauE/SafE family protein, with translation MLTIFRSAFNSHPYRAALAVCWLILIFSIPDSFQIIFDYIGFLFLGIAGAIFANATGAGGGVVFVPFFNQIDMQNTAIVATSFAIQCCGMTAGAITWHKHRKSLVPNHYANKSVISHDAEQWSYINKGLLITIPLSILGIVTAQFILSEYTQQMQTSLHLAFGVFSILLAFAIYGSIPLLRRQESLTFLLPVDVLCLGIIAFLGGIITAWLSVGVGELVAVYLILRGFNVTSAIASAVILSAFTVWSAVIYHLMVSQAIYWNVLLFAGAGAIVGGIVAKRVVLHFSVVKLKIFFATWILIMGIAGLIT, from the coding sequence TTGTTAACCATTTTTCGAAGCGCTTTCAATAGTCATCCGTATAGAGCAGCTCTTGCAGTTTGCTGGCTCATTCTTATTTTTAGCATACCAGACAGTTTTCAGATCATTTTTGATTATATTGGTTTTCTATTTTTAGGTATTGCAGGAGCAATTTTTGCCAATGCTACAGGAGCTGGGGGAGGTGTAGTATTTGTCCCCTTTTTCAATCAAATCGATATGCAAAACACTGCTATTGTTGCCACTAGTTTCGCAATTCAGTGCTGTGGCATGACTGCTGGAGCGATTACTTGGCATAAGCACCGAAAGTCTCTGGTGCCAAACCACTATGCAAACAAGAGCGTTATTTCCCATGACGCAGAGCAGTGGTCATATATAAACAAAGGCTTGTTGATTACGATCCCTTTATCCATTCTCGGGATAGTGACAGCACAATTTATCTTGAGCGAATACACGCAACAAATGCAAACGTCTTTGCATCTCGCTTTTGGTGTGTTTTCTATTCTATTGGCGTTCGCAATTTATGGCTCTATTCCACTACTGCGCAGACAAGAATCATTAACGTTCTTGCTACCCGTGGACGTATTGTGTTTGGGTATCATTGCCTTTCTCGGTGGCATTATTACAGCATGGTTATCGGTTGGCGTTGGTGAACTTGTCGCTGTGTATCTAATCTTGCGAGGGTTTAACGTTACCTCAGCGATTGCGTCTGCCGTCATACTTAGTGCGTTTACAGTCTGGTCGGCTGTGATTTACCATCTTATGGTTTCACAAGCGATTTATTGGAATGTCCTATTATTTGCGGGTGCTGGTGCAATTGTCGGCGGTATTGTTGCAAAGCGAGTTGTCCTCCATTTCTCTGTGGTAAAACTTAAAATATTCTTTGCTACATGGATACTAATCATGGGTATAGCGGGATTAATTACGTAA